The Vibrio orientalis CIP 102891 = ATCC 33934 genome segment GCAAGCTGCTTACTGACATGAGAAACCGACACTCCTAAACTTTTAGCCGCAAGAGTGAAGTTCTTATGTTTTAGCAAGGCAGCAAAAACCACCATTTGTGATGCGCGTTCTGACAGCAAAATAGTTTCCCAAAAAAGAAAGGAGCTCAATGAGCTCCTTCACAATACGTTATTTCGTTCTTATAACGTGATTCTATCAGCTAAATGACTAACCGCTAAAGCGAAGTAGTAAGAGCGATTCCACTTCATAAGAACATTGTAGTTGTTGTAAACCAGATAAACTCGCCCGTTAGCATTGTCTGGCGCCGTTAACCATGCATCAACATCGACTTGGGGCAATGAGCTGCCATCGTAACGCGTGATACCCAGTTGGTTCCATTGGGCTAAGGTTTTCTCTTTGCCTTCGACGCGTCCCTCTAGGTTCATGTCGAAACCATGTGGCAGTTTTACCTGACGGCCCCAAGTGAACTTGTCATTCCAGCCATACTGACTCAAATAGTTAGCGGCTGAAGCAAACACGTCCGCTTCGGAGTTCCAGATATCCTTCTTACCGTCTCCATTGCCATCAGCGGCGAAAGAGAGGAATGAACTCGGCATAAATTGACATTGACCCATCGCACCAGCCCAAGAGCCTTTAAAGTCTTCGTAAGGAATATGGCCTTCATCTAAAATCTGTAATGCGGCCATAGTCTCTTTACGGAAGAACGCTTCTCGGCGACCGTCATAAGCCATCGTAGAAAGTGCATCAATTACTGGGTAGTTGCCAGTAAATCGACCAAAGTTACTTTCAATTCCCCACAGGGCAACAATGAATCTTGGCTGTACCCCGTATTCTTCACCAATCTTGCTCAGCTCAGCGTAGTGCTCTTTATAGAGCGACTTCGCTTGCTTCACTTTCCAATCAGGCACTGCGCGCGGAATGTATTCATCCAACGTTAAACGCTTCTCTGGCTGGTTATTATCGGCCTTAACTGCGCGAGGTTTGTGCTCAACGTTGGCAAAAGCTTGTTTGACGACTTGCTCGGAGATGCCTTTTTCACGGGCTTCTTTTTTTAGCCCTTCGATATACTGCTCAAAACTAACTTCGTTAGCATAAGCCGTGGATGCAATGGCCAGACCTAGTGCAACTGACAATAATTTCTTCACTTTTGCCCTCCTTGAGCAAAGTAAGCAACAATCCGAGTGTAAGTCGTTATTCGTCTTCGGATTGCTGACGAGCTTGTTTTTGCTCTTTATATTCTTCTAGTAAATTCTTTGGTGGCGGCGGTAATTGTAGGAAAAAGCCGTCCTCTTCAAGCGATTGTTTGACTTTTTCTACATCAACTTGTGCCAGGCTGCGCCCTTCAAGTTTCACCACCATGACCATAGTAGGTTTGCCAAACATCTGCATTAATGTG includes the following:
- a CDS encoding lytic murein transglycosylase, giving the protein MKKLLSVALGLAIASTAYANEVSFEQYIEGLKKEAREKGISEQVVKQAFANVEHKPRAVKADNNQPEKRLTLDEYIPRAVPDWKVKQAKSLYKEHYAELSKIGEEYGVQPRFIVALWGIESNFGRFTGNYPVIDALSTMAYDGRREAFFRKETMAALQILDEGHIPYEDFKGSWAGAMGQCQFMPSSFLSFAADGNGDGKKDIWNSEADVFASAANYLSQYGWNDKFTWGRQVKLPHGFDMNLEGRVEGKEKTLAQWNQLGITRYDGSSLPQVDVDAWLTAPDNANGRVYLVYNNYNVLMKWNRSYYFALAVSHLADRITL
- a CDS encoding YcgL domain-containing protein yields the protein MLCAIYKSSKKEGAYLYIPKKDDFSQVPDTLMQMFGKPTMVMVVKLEGRSLAQVDVEKVKQSLEEDGFFLQLPPPPKNLLEEYKEQKQARQQSEDE